One part of the Mycobacterium marinum genome encodes these proteins:
- a CDS encoding SDR family NAD(P)-dependent oxidoreductase, which translates to MSVVDGIRSLLDTTLDRALDRTIVGGYTRVGYQLRHSGWSDDPSPAALRGRTAMVTGANRGLGKAIAAGLAELGATVVLTVRDRDSGQRARDEIAAASGADVRVEVCDVSSLSAVRAFAADLRTRVSRLDVLVHNAGLLPAARAETDEGHEITLATHVFGPILLTELLVPMLAESDDPRVILMSSGGMYTQSLPIGDPEYRAGGYRGAVAYARTKRMQVAFTPLLARRWGGERIRVYSMHPGWADTPGVATSLPGFRAVTGPLLRTAEQGADTAVWLAATRPAPLSGTFWHDRRTRPEHYLPWTRYSDDDRQRLWRYCADAIGID; encoded by the coding sequence ATGAGCGTTGTCGATGGCATCCGTTCTTTGCTGGATACCACCCTGGATCGGGCACTCGATCGCACCATCGTTGGGGGATACACCCGTGTCGGCTATCAGCTTCGCCATTCGGGCTGGTCCGACGATCCCTCACCGGCAGCCCTGCGGGGCCGCACCGCGATGGTCACCGGCGCAAATCGCGGCCTGGGTAAGGCCATTGCCGCCGGGTTGGCCGAGCTGGGAGCCACCGTTGTGTTGACCGTGCGCGATCGCGACAGTGGGCAGCGCGCACGCGACGAGATCGCCGCGGCCTCCGGCGCCGACGTGCGGGTGGAGGTCTGCGATGTCTCCAGCCTCAGTGCCGTTCGGGCCTTCGCGGCAGACCTGCGCACCCGGGTGTCCCGGCTGGACGTGCTGGTCCACAATGCCGGGTTGCTGCCCGCGGCCCGCGCCGAGACCGACGAGGGCCATGAGATCACGCTGGCCACCCACGTCTTCGGGCCGATACTGCTGACCGAACTGCTGGTTCCGATGCTGGCCGAGTCCGACGACCCGAGAGTGATCCTGATGTCTTCGGGCGGCATGTACACCCAATCGCTGCCGATCGGGGATCCCGAATACCGTGCCGGTGGCTACCGCGGGGCCGTCGCATACGCCCGCACCAAGCGCATGCAGGTGGCATTCACACCGCTGCTTGCCCGGCGCTGGGGCGGCGAGCGCATCCGCGTCTACTCCATGCATCCCGGCTGGGCCGACACTCCGGGGGTGGCCACATCACTGCCGGGTTTTCGCGCGGTCACCGGGCCGCTACTGCGCACCGCCGAGCAGGGCGCCGACACCGCGGTGTGGTTGGCGGCCACCAGACCGGCACCGCTGAGCGGCACCTTCTGGCATGACCGTCGGACTCGCCCGGAGCACTACCTGCCGTGGACCCGATACAGCGACGATGACCGCCAACGGCTGTGGCGGTACTGCGCGGACGCGATCGGCATCGACTAG
- a CDS encoding SOUL family heme-binding protein → MLGCIVPRLAQLLEAVGLVVGVRVTEEPAHTVEQLGKGLEVRRYGPRVAAETVVDDTEEGARNRGFRVLAGYIFGANHAKSKLAMTAPVSQHRDQTGAGEPIAMTAPVAQQAGDGGMWTIRFFMPAKWTLDTLPVPNDDAVALVAVPAETYAVLRFSGDRGPGAVAARTTELLGLLDGTDLQPVGSPVAWFYDPPWTIPCLRRNEIAVPVTRR, encoded by the coding sequence ATGCTGGGATGCATTGTGCCGCGTTTGGCCCAACTCCTGGAGGCGGTCGGTCTCGTCGTTGGGGTGCGGGTTACCGAAGAACCGGCCCACACCGTCGAACAACTCGGCAAGGGCCTAGAGGTCCGTCGTTATGGTCCGCGCGTTGCGGCCGAAACCGTGGTCGACGACACCGAGGAAGGCGCCCGAAATCGCGGATTCCGCGTCCTGGCCGGCTATATTTTCGGCGCCAACCACGCCAAGTCGAAACTGGCGATGACGGCTCCCGTGAGCCAACACCGCGATCAGACCGGCGCGGGCGAACCCATCGCGATGACAGCGCCGGTGGCGCAGCAAGCCGGCGACGGCGGCATGTGGACGATACGGTTTTTCATGCCGGCCAAGTGGACCCTGGATACCCTGCCGGTGCCGAACGACGACGCCGTCGCCCTGGTAGCGGTGCCGGCGGAGACCTACGCGGTGCTGCGCTTCAGCGGTGATCGCGGCCCGGGCGCGGTGGCGGCACGCACCACGGAGCTACTCGGCTTGCTCGACGGCACCGATCTGCAACCGGTTGGTTCGCCGGTGGCATGGTTCTACGATCCGCCGTGGACAATTCCGTGCCTTCGTCGCAACGAGATCGCCGTTCCGGTGACCAGGCGCTGA
- the ampC gene encoding class C beta-lactamase translates to MPGKGIRAGEGTPLGIITRAATPLILAIASLCALVATPAVGAPDALSAAVDSAFRPLLVQYDIPGMAVAVTVNGQQRYFNYGVAAKQSGAPVTADTIFEIGSVSKTFTATLACYAQELGRISLAGHPSAYMPQLAGSAIDKATLLNLGTYTAGGLPLQFPPEITDDAQMQAYFQQWTPDDAPGQQRRYSNPSIGLLGHLTALAMNSDFADLVQTRVFPKLGLSHSFIRVPQAQMDDYAWGYNASNEPVRVNPGVFAAEAYGVKASAPDMLRFVEANISPEGLPVSMRRAVEATHLGYFNVTDMVQGLGWEQYSYPVTLDQLLAGNSNTIAMQPNPVTPVTGAPPSGPRLFNKTGSTDGFGAYAAFVPDKRIGIVMLANKNFPNAARITAAHAVLEKLAAESR, encoded by the coding sequence ATGCCTGGTAAGGGCATTCGGGCCGGCGAAGGGACTCCGTTGGGCATCATCACCAGGGCGGCCACACCGCTAATCCTGGCCATCGCCTCGCTGTGCGCGCTGGTCGCCACCCCGGCGGTAGGGGCGCCCGATGCGCTGTCCGCGGCCGTGGACAGCGCGTTTCGACCGCTGCTGGTCCAGTACGACATACCCGGTATGGCCGTAGCGGTGACGGTCAACGGCCAACAGCGCTACTTCAACTATGGAGTTGCCGCCAAGCAAAGCGGTGCCCCCGTGACGGCGGACACCATCTTCGAGATCGGTTCGGTGAGCAAGACGTTCACCGCAACGCTGGCCTGCTACGCGCAGGAACTCGGCAGAATATCGCTGGCGGGGCACCCCTCCGCGTACATGCCGCAGCTCGCGGGCAGTGCCATCGACAAGGCCACCCTGCTGAACTTGGGTACCTACACCGCCGGCGGACTGCCCCTGCAATTTCCGCCCGAGATCACCGACGACGCCCAGATGCAGGCCTACTTTCAGCAATGGACACCCGATGACGCCCCGGGCCAACAGCGGCGCTACTCCAACCCGAGCATCGGGCTGCTGGGCCACCTCACCGCGCTGGCGATGAACAGCGATTTCGCCGATCTGGTCCAAACCCGGGTCTTTCCCAAGCTGGGGCTGTCCCACAGCTTCATCCGGGTGCCGCAAGCCCAGATGGACGACTACGCGTGGGGGTACAACGCCAGCAACGAACCGGTTCGGGTGAACCCGGGGGTTTTTGCTGCCGAAGCCTACGGCGTCAAGGCATCTGCACCTGACATGCTGCGCTTTGTCGAGGCCAACATCTCACCCGAGGGCCTACCGGTGTCGATGCGCCGTGCCGTGGAAGCAACCCACCTCGGATACTTCAATGTCACTGACATGGTCCAGGGGCTTGGCTGGGAGCAGTATTCCTACCCGGTCACCCTCGATCAGCTGCTGGCCGGCAACTCCAACACCATCGCCATGCAGCCAAACCCGGTTACCCCGGTCACCGGGGCACCCCCGTCCGGCCCGCGGCTGTTCAACAAGACCGGTTCCACCGACGGGTTCGGCGCCTATGCCGCGTTCGTGCCCGACAAACGGATCGGCATTGTGATGCTGGCGAACAAGAACTTCCCCAACGCCGCGCGCATCACGGCGGCCCATGCGGTGCTCGAAAAACTCGCGGCCGAGTCGCGATAA
- a CDS encoding cryptochrome/photolyase family protein has protein sequence MTRALLWFRRDLRLGDHPALAAAADSEEVLACFVVDPRLEASAGLRRLQFLGDSLRQLNDALQGRLLVTRGRPEQRIPLIAKAIDASSVHVTGDFAPFGRRRDERVAAGLGRVPLVATGSPYLVSPGRVVKNDGSPYQVFTPFFHKWQDARWRAPAGTGPGSACWLDPAQTDIEQCEIPDPGTELDLAAGEAAAIREWTAFRTAKLDRYEHDRDRPDIEGTSRMSAHLKFGTIHPRTMVAGMDLTGTGARSYLRELAFRDFYGAVLHHWPASAWHNWNSNFDGIVTDTDADARRLFECWKAGETGYPLVDAGMRQLRETGFMHNRVRMIAASFLVKDLHLPWQWGAAWFLDQLTDGDLASNQHGWQWSAGCGTDAAPYFRIFNPSAQAEKFDPAGDYIRRWVPELRDVDNVHRIQRRGGPCPSTYPAPIVDHGTERAEALRRYHDIG, from the coding sequence ATGACAAGGGCGCTGTTGTGGTTTCGCCGCGATCTGCGGCTTGGCGATCATCCGGCACTGGCCGCTGCCGCCGATAGCGAGGAAGTGCTCGCCTGCTTCGTGGTCGACCCGCGCCTGGAAGCTTCCGCAGGCCTGCGCCGCCTCCAGTTCCTCGGCGACTCACTTCGCCAACTCAACGATGCACTGCAGGGCCGCCTACTGGTGACACGCGGTCGGCCCGAGCAGCGGATTCCGCTGATAGCCAAAGCAATCGACGCATCATCGGTGCACGTTACCGGCGATTTCGCGCCGTTTGGGCGGCGTCGCGACGAACGGGTTGCGGCGGGGCTGGGCCGCGTGCCACTGGTAGCGACGGGCTCGCCGTATCTGGTTTCACCGGGTCGAGTCGTCAAAAACGATGGCAGCCCCTACCAGGTGTTCACACCGTTCTTCCACAAATGGCAGGACGCGCGATGGCGAGCACCGGCTGGCACGGGGCCCGGATCGGCGTGTTGGCTGGATCCGGCGCAGACCGACATCGAGCAGTGCGAGATCCCCGATCCGGGCACTGAGCTTGACCTGGCCGCCGGTGAGGCCGCGGCCATCCGGGAATGGACAGCATTCCGCACCGCCAAGCTGGACCGCTATGAGCATGACCGCGACCGGCCGGACATCGAGGGCACCAGCCGGATGTCGGCGCACCTGAAGTTCGGCACCATCCATCCCCGGACCATGGTCGCGGGCATGGACCTGACCGGCACGGGAGCGCGTAGTTACCTACGTGAGTTGGCGTTCCGGGACTTTTATGGCGCCGTCCTGCACCACTGGCCGGCCAGCGCCTGGCACAACTGGAACAGCAACTTCGACGGCATCGTGACCGACACCGACGCCGACGCCAGACGCCTTTTCGAGTGCTGGAAGGCCGGAGAAACCGGATATCCATTGGTCGATGCGGGGATGCGTCAGTTGCGCGAAACCGGGTTCATGCACAACCGGGTCCGGATGATCGCCGCATCCTTCCTGGTCAAAGACCTGCACCTGCCCTGGCAATGGGGGGCCGCCTGGTTCCTTGACCAACTCACCGACGGTGACCTGGCCAGCAATCAGCACGGCTGGCAGTGGTCGGCGGGATGCGGCACCGACGCCGCGCCGTACTTTCGGATCTTCAATCCGAGCGCACAAGCCGAAAAGTTCGATCCTGCGGGCGATTACATTCGACGTTGGGTCCCCGAACTGCGCGATGTCGACAACGTGCATCGGATTCAGCGGCGCGGCGGCCCATGCCCGTCAACATATCCGGCGCCGATCGTGGATCACGGCACCGAGCGCGCCGAGGCGTTGCGCCGCTATCACGACATCGGCTGA
- a CDS encoding TIGR01777 family oxidoreductase yields MGVVYSSVVDAPRDEVFEWHSRPGAFSRLSPPWQPMRLVTEARSLEDGRATLALPGGLRWLAQHQPDSYDPPRRFVDTIASDGLASLPARIAVRWRHTHDFEDAGAGRTRVIDRVDTPIPASALRPMFVYRHQQLADDLAAHKLAAAAGLGSTTIAVTGSSGLVGSALTAFLSTGGHRVVRLVRGTPRGADERHWDPHDPDPELLTGIDAVIHLAGASIAGRFTSAHRKAIRESRIGPTRRLAELLGRGADGPRVLISASAVGYYGYDRADEMLTEESGRGEGFLADVVAEWEAATGPARQDGVRVVLVRTGIVQSPRGGTLQLLRPLFSAGLGGRLGDGRQWLSWIGIDDLVDIYHRALWDTALSGPVNAVAPQPVRNAEYTRTLAQVLHRPAVLPVPALGPRLLLGDQGARELACASQRVLPARLALAEHRFRQPDLDTALRHLLGRHR; encoded by the coding sequence ATGGGTGTGGTGTATTCCAGCGTGGTCGACGCGCCACGCGATGAGGTATTCGAGTGGCACAGCAGGCCTGGAGCATTCAGCCGACTGTCACCGCCCTGGCAACCCATGCGGTTGGTGACCGAGGCCCGATCACTCGAAGATGGTCGCGCGACGCTGGCGCTTCCCGGCGGCCTGCGCTGGTTGGCCCAGCACCAGCCCGATTCCTACGATCCCCCAAGGCGTTTCGTCGACACCATCGCAAGCGACGGGCTGGCTTCGCTGCCGGCCCGAATCGCGGTGCGGTGGCGGCACACTCACGACTTCGAGGACGCCGGCGCGGGCCGGACCCGGGTGATCGACCGGGTCGACACCCCGATACCGGCATCGGCATTGCGGCCGATGTTCGTATACCGCCACCAACAGCTTGCCGATGATCTGGCCGCGCACAAACTGGCCGCCGCTGCTGGCCTGGGTTCCACAACGATTGCGGTCACGGGGTCCTCCGGGCTGGTCGGTTCGGCGCTGACCGCCTTTTTGAGCACTGGCGGGCACCGGGTCGTGCGCTTGGTTCGGGGCACCCCACGCGGCGCCGACGAGCGGCACTGGGACCCGCACGATCCTGACCCCGAGTTACTGACGGGGATCGACGCGGTGATTCATCTGGCCGGCGCCTCAATCGCCGGGCGGTTCACCTCAGCGCATCGAAAAGCTATACGCGAGAGCCGAATTGGTCCGACGCGTCGGCTTGCCGAGTTACTGGGCCGCGGCGCTGACGGGCCTCGCGTGCTGATCTCGGCCTCGGCTGTCGGGTATTACGGCTACGACCGTGCCGACGAGATGCTGACCGAGGAAAGCGGTCGCGGTGAGGGGTTTCTCGCCGATGTCGTCGCCGAGTGGGAAGCGGCGACCGGCCCCGCCCGACAAGACGGCGTGCGAGTGGTGCTGGTACGCACCGGCATCGTGCAGTCTCCCCGCGGCGGCACCCTGCAGTTGCTGCGCCCCCTGTTCAGCGCCGGGCTGGGCGGCCGCCTTGGCGACGGTCGTCAGTGGCTGTCCTGGATCGGGATCGACGACCTGGTCGACATCTATCACCGCGCCTTGTGGGACACCGCGCTATCGGGTCCGGTGAACGCTGTTGCACCACAACCGGTGCGTAACGCCGAGTACACGCGCACCCTGGCTCAGGTCTTGCACCGACCCGCGGTGTTGCCGGTCCCGGCACTGGGACCGCGGCTATTGCTGGGCGATCAGGGCGCCCGCGAACTCGCGTGTGCCAGTCAGCGCGTCCTGCCGGCGCGGCTGGCGCTGGCTGAGCACCGGTTCCGCCAGCCCGACCTCGACACGGCCCTGCGCCACTTGCTGGGGCGTCATCGGTGA
- a CDS encoding MarR family winged helix-turn-helix transcriptional regulator, which yields MLHIAMDADEQACSRQGLESAISADLRELSTESDQIGHLFAVSHSVRPNDFRALLHIMVAETGGRPLTSGQLGERMGLSAAAITYLVGRLIESGHIRRDNHPDDRRKVVLRYSEPGLATARSFFTPLGMHTHAALDGVPDPDLVAAHRVFTALIAAMRLFRTDLSSP from the coding sequence ATGCTGCACATTGCCATGGATGCGGATGAACAGGCCTGCAGCCGCCAGGGGCTCGAGTCGGCGATTTCGGCCGATCTGCGGGAGTTATCGACCGAATCCGATCAGATCGGCCACTTGTTTGCGGTGTCACACAGCGTGCGCCCCAACGATTTTCGGGCGCTGCTACACATCATGGTCGCCGAAACCGGCGGTCGGCCGCTGACCTCGGGTCAACTCGGGGAGCGGATGGGTTTATCGGCCGCCGCGATTACCTATTTGGTGGGTCGGCTCATCGAATCCGGCCACATTCGCCGCGATAATCACCCCGACGACCGTCGCAAGGTCGTCCTGCGGTATTCCGAACCCGGCCTGGCGACCGCCCGGTCTTTCTTCACTCCGCTGGGAATGCACACCCATGCCGCGCTGGACGGCGTTCCCGACCCGGATCTGGTGGCGGCGCATCGAGTCTTTACCGCCCTTATCGCCGCGATGCGCCTGTTTCGGACCGATCTGAGCTCGCCGTAG
- a CDS encoding MMPL family transporter, with product MVWDRLVAALAAKRSWLISVGVVALATVFMVLVGGNSTAGQAPQSVPADAESAKVESELGRFPGGDRAPLILVVTRSDGTTLDAADRRAAQQAAQRMQAAAHPGANPRPAAPLISADTKAAISVVPISANLSGLALNDAVKALREAAHQGLPADLDAHVTGGPAFGADIANAFTNANITLLAVTASVVALLLILTYRSPVLWLLPLLVIAFADRVATTVGTAVAALTGLNFDGSTSGITSVLVFGAGTNYALLLISRYRQELPVHRDHRDALARAVRMAGPAIAASNATVVLALLTLVFAATPSTRSLGALAACGLVVAAVSVLVVLPPLLALCGRRLFWPFIPRAEDTTALDSGFWHAVAQRVARRPAPVALVTVALLIGLATGLLGTRIGLSQTEQFRVKADSVSGYDIVAQHFPAGLVNPTLVVAPSAQATQVRQAISATPGVVSVTESGRSGKFGAGLTKWSVVIDAPPSSERAFTTIAALRHSASQASPSALVGGPDAQALDVRDAAEHDRALLIPAILAVILVVLYALLRSALAPLILLAATILGALAALGLGGWASIHVFGFPALDNSTPLFAFLFLAALGVDYTIFLVTRAREESARNGARAGMVRAVSATGGVITSAGIVLAAVFCVLAVLPLIVLTQLGIIVGLGILLDTFVVRTLVIPALFTLIGDRIWWPSDPKTTAHQPDLAYSHADGGSE from the coding sequence GTGGTTTGGGACAGACTTGTGGCGGCACTAGCGGCCAAGAGGTCGTGGCTGATCTCGGTGGGTGTCGTCGCACTGGCCACGGTGTTCATGGTGTTGGTAGGAGGAAACTCCACGGCCGGGCAAGCACCGCAGTCGGTACCCGCCGACGCGGAGTCGGCGAAAGTCGAATCCGAGCTGGGCCGCTTCCCCGGCGGCGACCGGGCCCCACTGATTCTGGTCGTCACCCGCTCGGACGGGACCACGCTGGACGCCGCCGATCGCCGCGCGGCACAACAGGCGGCACAGCGCATGCAGGCCGCGGCACACCCCGGCGCGAACCCGCGACCGGCAGCACCGTTGATCTCGGCCGACACAAAAGCGGCAATCTCGGTGGTGCCCATCAGCGCGAACCTGTCGGGCCTGGCCCTCAACGACGCTGTCAAGGCGTTGCGCGAGGCGGCGCACCAGGGACTGCCGGCGGACCTGGACGCCCATGTCACCGGAGGACCGGCCTTCGGCGCCGACATCGCCAATGCATTCACCAACGCCAACATCACCCTGCTGGCGGTGACGGCATCGGTGGTAGCGCTGCTGCTCATCCTCACCTACCGCTCGCCGGTGCTATGGCTGCTGCCATTGCTGGTGATCGCCTTCGCCGATCGGGTCGCGACCACAGTCGGGACCGCGGTCGCCGCCCTCACCGGGCTGAACTTCGACGGATCCACCTCGGGGATCACCAGTGTGCTGGTCTTCGGCGCCGGGACCAACTACGCGCTGCTGCTGATTTCTCGATACCGGCAGGAACTTCCGGTTCACCGCGATCACCGCGACGCGCTGGCCCGGGCGGTGCGCATGGCCGGACCGGCGATCGCCGCCAGCAATGCCACCGTGGTGCTGGCGCTGCTCACGCTGGTCTTCGCGGCAACCCCCAGCACCCGCAGCCTGGGCGCCCTGGCGGCGTGCGGGCTGGTCGTCGCGGCGGTATCGGTGCTAGTGGTGCTGCCACCGCTGCTGGCGCTGTGTGGGCGAAGACTGTTCTGGCCCTTCATTCCCCGCGCCGAGGACACCACGGCGCTCGATTCCGGCTTTTGGCATGCGGTCGCCCAACGGGTGGCTCGCCGACCCGCTCCGGTCGCCCTGGTCACCGTCGCCCTGTTGATCGGGTTGGCTACCGGGCTACTCGGCACCCGCATCGGGCTGTCTCAGACCGAGCAGTTCCGGGTCAAAGCTGATTCGGTTTCCGGCTACGACATCGTGGCCCAACACTTCCCCGCCGGCCTGGTTAACCCCACACTGGTGGTAGCCCCCTCGGCGCAGGCGACGCAAGTGCGGCAAGCCATTAGCGCAACACCGGGCGTGGTCTCGGTTACCGAGTCGGGCCGCTCCGGCAAGTTCGGGGCCGGACTGACCAAGTGGTCGGTGGTGATCGACGCCCCACCATCCTCCGAACGGGCGTTCACAACGATTGCAGCGCTTCGACATTCGGCCAGCCAAGCGTCCCCCTCCGCGTTGGTCGGCGGGCCGGATGCGCAGGCACTTGACGTACGCGACGCGGCCGAACACGACCGTGCCCTGCTGATTCCGGCCATCCTTGCCGTCATCTTGGTGGTGCTCTACGCGCTGCTGCGCTCCGCGTTGGCTCCGCTGATCCTGCTGGCCGCCACCATTCTCGGCGCGCTGGCCGCGTTGGGACTCGGCGGCTGGGCCAGCATCCACGTATTCGGCTTTCCCGCCCTGGACAACAGCACCCCACTGTTCGCGTTCCTGTTCCTGGCCGCCCTCGGGGTGGACTACACGATATTCCTGGTCACCCGAGCCCGTGAGGAGTCGGCACGAAATGGCGCGCGCGCCGGGATGGTCCGGGCGGTGTCCGCCACCGGCGGGGTCATCACCAGCGCGGGAATCGTTCTGGCCGCCGTCTTCTGCGTGCTCGCTGTGCTGCCCCTGATCGTGCTGACCCAGTTGGGCATCATCGTCGGCCTGGGAATTCTGTTGGACACCTTCGTCGTACGTACCCTGGTAATTCCGGCGCTGTTCACCTTGATCGGCGATCGCATCTGGTGGCCCAGTGATCCCAAAACCACTGCTCACCAACCTGATTTAGCGTATTCGCACGCGGACGGAGGATCAGAATGA
- a CDS encoding DUF4333 domain-containing protein, with translation MAHSIVRTFLVSGAAVGLMASAGACSCSIGTGSHSVSKSDVAEQIKAKMTDASGNKPESVTCPGDLPAKVGAQLNCEMKVKDSTYNVNVTVTSVDGKDVKFDMVETVDKDKVAHIISNKLYQKVGQRPDSVSCPDNLKGVVGATLRCQLIDGSKTYGVNVTVTSIDAGDVRFDFKVDDHPE, from the coding sequence ATGGCTCATTCGATCGTGCGGACGTTTCTGGTCTCAGGCGCCGCGGTGGGCCTGATGGCCAGCGCCGGCGCCTGTTCCTGTTCGATCGGAACCGGATCGCATTCGGTGAGCAAAAGCGATGTGGCCGAGCAGATCAAGGCCAAGATGACCGACGCTTCCGGCAACAAGCCCGAGTCGGTGACCTGCCCGGGAGATCTCCCGGCCAAGGTCGGGGCTCAGCTCAACTGCGAAATGAAGGTCAAAGACTCCACATACAACGTCAACGTCACCGTGACCAGCGTCGACGGCAAAGACGTCAAGTTCGACATGGTGGAGACCGTCGACAAGGACAAGGTCGCACACATCATCAGCAACAAGCTGTATCAGAAGGTGGGCCAACGACCCGACTCGGTGAGCTGCCCCGACAACCTCAAGGGCGTGGTGGGCGCGACACTGCGGTGTCAGCTCATCGACGGCAGCAAGACCTATGGCGTCAATGTGACCGTGACCAGCATCGACGCCGGCGATGTCCGGTTCGACTTCAAGGTCGACGACCACCCCGAGTAG
- a CDS encoding TspO/MBR family protein: MNKSTLAGTALAVTAAAGSGSIASPPRTSDWYARLRKPSYQPPSVAFPMVWTALYGDIAASSAVAIDRLNATGQRDKARRYIGALSINLVLNAGWSWLFFRFHRLGASALGAAVLATSSADLVRRTADADRRAGLAMLPYAVWCAFATVLATHVWRLNR; the protein is encoded by the coding sequence ATGAACAAATCGACACTGGCCGGCACCGCACTTGCGGTGACCGCGGCGGCCGGCAGCGGAAGCATTGCCAGCCCGCCACGAACCTCAGACTGGTACGCGCGACTGCGCAAACCGTCCTACCAGCCACCTTCGGTCGCCTTCCCCATGGTGTGGACCGCGCTCTACGGCGATATCGCCGCCAGTTCGGCAGTGGCCATCGACCGGTTGAACGCAACTGGCCAGCGCGACAAGGCACGCCGCTACATCGGCGCGTTGAGCATCAACTTGGTACTCAACGCCGGGTGGAGTTGGCTGTTCTTCCGGTTCCACCGGCTGGGAGCGTCAGCGCTCGGTGCCGCGGTCCTGGCGACCAGCAGCGCCGACCTGGTGCGGCGAACCGCCGACGCCGATCGGCGCGCCGGGCTGGCGATGCTCCCCTACGCCGTGTGGTGCGCGTTCGCCACCGTGCTGGCCACCCACGTCTGGCGACTCAACCGCTGA
- a CDS encoding glycosyltransferase family 4 protein: protein MKILMVSWEYPPVVIGGLGRHVHHLATALVAAGHEVVVLSRRPSGTDPSTHPSSDLISEGVRVIAAAQDPHEFSFGSDMMAWTLAMGHAMVRAGLTLSGPGAEQPWQPDIVHAHDWLVAHPAIALADYYDVPMVSTIHATEAGRHSGWVSGDLSRQVHAVESWLVRESDSLITCSGSMSDEITELFGPGLAETAVIRNGIDAARWPFAVRKPRTGPPELLYVGRLEYEKGVHNAIAALPRIRRAHPGTTLTIAGEGTQQDWLVEQARKHRVLKATKFLGHLEHAELLTLLHRADAAVFPSHYEPFGLVALEAAAAGTPLVTSNIGGLGEAVIDGVTGVSCPPRDVAALAAAVCGVLDDPAAAQQRARAARERLNSDFDWQTVAEQTAQVYLAAKRGERQPLPRLPIVEHALPDR, encoded by the coding sequence ATGAAGATCCTGATGGTGTCGTGGGAGTACCCACCGGTGGTGATCGGCGGGCTCGGCCGCCATGTCCACCACCTCGCCACCGCATTGGTCGCGGCCGGCCACGAAGTCGTGGTGCTGTCCCGCCGGCCCTCGGGCACCGACCCCAGCACCCACCCATCGTCTGATCTGATCAGCGAGGGAGTCCGGGTGATCGCGGCCGCGCAGGATCCGCACGAATTCAGCTTCGGTAGCGACATGATGGCTTGGACCCTGGCCATGGGTCACGCCATGGTCCGGGCCGGTCTTACCCTCAGCGGTCCCGGCGCGGAGCAACCCTGGCAACCCGACATCGTGCACGCGCACGACTGGCTGGTGGCACATCCGGCGATTGCGCTCGCCGACTACTACGACGTGCCAATGGTTTCCACGATTCATGCGACCGAAGCCGGGCGGCATTCCGGTTGGGTTTCGGGAGATCTGAGTCGTCAGGTGCACGCGGTCGAATCCTGGCTGGTGCGTGAATCCGATTCGCTGATCACATGTTCGGGATCGATGAGCGACGAGATCACCGAGCTGTTCGGCCCAGGGCTGGCCGAAACGGCGGTGATTCGCAACGGTATCGACGCGGCGCGCTGGCCTTTTGCGGTCCGTAAACCACGCACCGGGCCACCGGAACTGCTCTACGTCGGCCGGCTGGAGTACGAGAAGGGTGTGCACAATGCCATTGCCGCACTGCCGCGGATCAGGCGCGCGCACCCAGGCACCACACTTACCATCGCCGGCGAAGGCACCCAACAGGATTGGCTGGTCGAGCAGGCACGCAAACACCGGGTGCTCAAGGCCACCAAGTTCCTGGGCCACCTCGAGCACGCCGAACTGCTGACCCTGCTTCATCGGGCCGACGCCGCGGTGTTCCCCAGCCACTACGAGCCGTTCGGACTGGTCGCGCTGGAGGCCGCCGCGGCCGGAACACCGTTGGTGACGTCGAATATCGGCGGGTTGGGCGAAGCGGTGATCGACGGGGTCACCGGGGTATCGTGCCCACCCCGCGACGTGGCGGCGCTGGCCGCCGCGGTGTGCGGTGTGCTCGACGATCCGGCCGCCGCGCAGCAACGTGCCCGGGCCGCGCGGGAACGGCTCAACTCCGACTTCGATTGGCAGACCGTGGCCGAGCAGACCGCGCAGGTGTACCTGGCGGCCAAGCGCGGAGAACGGCAGCCGCTGCCCCGGTTGCCGATCGTCGAGCACGCGCTGCCTGATCGCTAG